The genomic window TACTTCTCAAAAAGCCAGGAATCAAATTTAGGATAGAAAAGTGCAGTGTCTTTTACATATTGCTTAATACTGACAGCAGGAACATAAATCTCTTCCGGAACAAAATAGAGATCTTCCAACACAGAAGGCATCCTTTTTGATGAATCAACCCCCTTAATCCTACAACTTCCTTCTTTAGGGAAGGCGAGCCCCGTAATGTTTTTTAATAAAGTCGATTTCCCTGCACCGTTCTTACCAAGAAGGCCATAAATATGACCAGGCTTCAGGCTCAGATTCAGTTTTTCAAACAGCATTTTCTTTTTGCTGTAGAAAAATGTAAGGTCCGCTATTTCTACCATATATAAGTGTATTAGTCAAATAGTACACTACAAATGTAAACAAGAAAATTATATATCCAAACGTGGGTGAAAAAAAAATAAAAATCACTACTGAGATAAGGGTGACAGAGCCAGCGTATATCGGAATATCCGGAAAAGAGCCGACTGTCCATTCCTAAAAAAAGTTTACATAAGAAAGTTTTCAAAGAACAAGAAAATGAGTATTAAAAATGAATTACCCCGGAAGGGAAAATTGGGAAAAGAATCGAATCATTCTGATAGTTTCAGGATTCAGGTGGCGTTAGAATATTTAGATGGCGACTATAGCCAGGCACAGGTTGAAAAAAAATACGGATTACCAGAAAGAAGTGTTTATCGTTTTGTAAATTGGTATAACGATAACCAGAAAGAGCTTATGCAAGACCAAC from Arcticibacter tournemirensis includes these protein-coding regions:
- a CDS encoding helix-turn-helix domain-containing protein, whose translation is MSIKNELPRKGKLGKESNHSDSFRIQVALEYLDGDYSQAQVEKKYGLPERSVYRFVNWYNDNQKELMQDQPVEAQEASFTSKELAALEKKLSLAEMKIAALEKVIAMANEEYRTDLKKKAVTR